From the Labrus mixtus chromosome 10, fLabMix1.1, whole genome shotgun sequence genome, the window ATATAACAAAGGCAGACTTACTTGAATATGGTTTGCACTAATCTTACACACTATGTGGTGAGAACAAATTGAATAATCACGGcatattactattattataGTAGTGCCAAAGAAATGGGTGAACAGATGGGTGAGAGTATGTTTTTGACAGGTATGTTTATCTCGTCACTCCTGACATCTCTGCACCTGAATGTGATAACCTTTTATAAATAGACTTTCAAATGGGCTGAATATGTTTGGTGAAAAGTAAATCGTGatggtttttgttgttgttgtttttattgaagtatCCGGCTACAGCAAAGGGTGGGAGGTAAAAACACAACCCAGCTCTCTTCAGAAAGCAGCATTCAAAatcttattttaatttgtatatTTACTCCATAAACATTATTACAAAACTCAGCAAGTTACCAATATTACATTGTCACCGTACAGGCTTgatcacaaatatttaaaaccttTGCAACagttacaacaaaacaaaaaaaacaaaataatactcaaataatttacatgaaaatCTATAAAACAGCAAATTGTtcacaaattatattttttccaagttttcatttttttttctttgcttatttgtgttttcacagtaACACAACACTCTCACAACAAGATCATGGTCTTATTACAAAACTCccaacaaaatgtaaatagttCTAGTTTTCTGTTGATACTTTCatattttggtttttaaaaccagaaactCGTCATTTTATATCCTTTCCACTGCCCACAGAGGCGCTTAAAAggttactcacacacacaaatacttcaCAGCACTTTCTAAGAAAAATATACACTTACAAAATATGTTACAAATTGGcacacaaaaaatatacaaGATTTTGTAGTGTCAAGAGTTCATTAAGATTCCTTCTTGTAACAACTCTAGACAGTATATATAAAGCTCGGTAATCTTTTAATTAAAAGAGCAAAAGTAATTCCAATCAATGTCAAAGAATCATGAAGTGAATACATCAAACATAACATTATAATATACATTCATAAAGAGGGTTAGGTACCTAATCtactttgcatttctttttttaaatctgggtaaacaaacagaatcaaaaaaataaaataaaacaattgtcTGCTTTCTTAGCACCATTAACATGAGGCAGCTCAACAGTGGCACatttttttaccaaaaaaaaaaagagagaagaaaattaaaaactatGAACTCAGAAAGTACATTCAATTTGACAATAGGCAGAAATGAGAGAAGGCAGACTTAATGGGCTTGCAGCCCATGTGGAGCTTCCCATCAGCAGCTTGTCTTGGTCCTAACCCTGATACactggagaaaagaaacaaaggatcatggcagagaggagagaaaaaaagagatagaAAGATTGATTATGATTCTTGCCATATGCAAGCAATTAATTACCATCACCTGTGCGTCAGAATTACCGTATCCAGTGTGACAAGGCCTGTTTTTACATCAAGCCTCCATGTGTCCACATATTTCTGAGCAGTCTAACAGCTGTGCTTCAAATTCAtgttcaaaacagaaacaaactatTGGCCAATTGTTTCCTTTAATAACGGAAAGACTAAATGTTGTAGGAGGGGCTCTGTGTTCTCCTTAAGTTCATTCAGTATATATAatccaaacattttaaagtctatCAAACATGATTGTatgattcatttcatttcaaggtggATTTTTAAGGAGTGAGGCAGTGAATGAGCCCAAAGTAATTTACATTAATAGCCTGGGAATATGCAGGATCAGATAGCAccacgtttttgttttttttcaatatgtGCCTTTACTTGGCCTTGATTTTCAGTTGacgatattttttttaccaaatactaaccCATCCAAACTGAGATGACACTAAAAGtcaatgtgtaaataaaagtgcagtcagaagaaataaatacaaatttgatatcatgtaaaaaataagaaaacttaataaaaaaataatcagaaagaAAATTCACCATCGGTGCAACTTATAAAAGATGGCAGTGTTAAGTAATACATTACATGAGGATGTCAAGAATAATTACTGTTTAAATTACCATTTCAGGTAAGATATGAGTAAGATTCCCAAGTGGAGCTAACGCAAAGACATGCTTTCCTTCATTTACAAGATTActaatttgatttttactgaAAACTGCTTTCACATTCACATTTAGCCTAACTGCAAAAATGTCCTGTCCATTCACGACTGATGTGTGCATCAGAATCTCTATGAGTAATAAACTGCCTTGATTATTCAGTATAAAACAACTATTCAGTGGGGAACAGCCCCAactgacatacagtataaatTCCTTGCTTACCCTAAAACATCTGCACTACCCTTTCCTTGGTCCAGAGAAAGCTCATTTGAGCCTCTCGtttttcatcttcatcctctACTGTAACCTTCAGAGCAGATCTCCCCTTTGCCTCTCTTTTGTTGCTTCTCAGTGCCAGGCGATGTTGAGGTAAATTGAATTTGGCAAACAAAGTGGGGGAAACAAGGAGAATTCAAAGTCTTTCTGATTTGGTTTAGTGAGTGGTGGCGTACCACTGCCAGCTGTTGGTGCCTTTcatcagagaagagagaaaagtccCAAATAAAGATTTCCTGTGGTGGCAAATCTCTGTGAGGAGTCTCCAACCCGAGCAGCCAATACTCCAATGGATAGAAAAGAGGAACAGCCAATATTCACACATATATAAGAGGTCATTTACACAGCATTGTTACTTTTGGCAcattgattttaagattataatcatctttttttgcaAATATTGCATGTCCCTGTACAACAACATTGACAAAAATACTCTGAGGGTGGAGCTTTTATGAATTGGCAAGgcgtaaaaatgtaaatttagaTAACCAGTTCCTCTCAACtccagaagaaaaagaaatgcttgATAAAAGTAAATGGACAGTCATTCCAAccttgagggggaaaaaaagacaacgtCTGATATGTCATCAATACAAAATGGTCCCATCTTGTGTGTTCAAGATGTCTTGAGCTTAAATAGGGCTCAATAATTGTAGGTTTCCCTCTTGAAATGAGCCAGGCAGTGTATGAAGGACAGCAACAACAGGACATCCATATTCTGCATACAAAaacagatgaggaggaggggtgtgTAGATGTCACTCAATGCTTTGTGTATATAGCTACATCTTTAGGGAAAAGggtaataaatacattaatctGGGGAGAGCTAGTTCTGctgagaaaatacaaaaacaaagttcCTCAAAAAGGCGACAGAACTGTTTTCAAggcttaatctttttttttttcagacaaaagtaaaacaaaactgACTATAAGAAGAACAAACAAGGCAGAAACAACGAAAGCAAGAAAAATGCAGCCATGGTCGTTTCAAATCTCAATCAAGCTTGACACAATCACTCAATAGGTAGTTTGCAAAGTACAAGAAGTTTTTCATGCAGATATTAATTTCCTCCTGGGGGCAGTGGGGTAAAAGGAAGTGGGAGTagtcgggggagggggggagggggggggggggcgaagTACTCATGCAGCTCTGGCATAGCGTCAGTGTGGGTATGCTTGGGAGGGGTGCTGAGCAGGTAGTTGGGAATAGTGAGAAGGGGGTGCAACAGCAGCTGATAACAAAATATTACCTCAGTTTTTCAAAAGAGGTCATCAGTGCTAAGTCCTTATTTGGGTCCCTCTCAGCTCGCTTCCCCTTCAGTGTCTCAATTCGAGGGAACTTTGCACTGGTCTTGTGGCGGTAGAGCTTTTTGTGTGCAGGGCCGGGGTTAATAAAGTTGGGTTTGTCAAACATGTTACAGCCCAGAGCTAGCTGGGGGAATAAGGGATGAGAAGCATTAAATTTGGCCTGGTTTTTCCCTCCCTTTCCCCCTGCCTTTCTGCCTCTCCCGGCCCCTGTTAGCGCGGCTCCTTTTTTCTTCAGGTCAGCCTCAGTGCCTGCCAAGATTTTGAGGGTCTTTAGGTTGAGACTATTGGCCTCAGAGGGCATGCAGGCCTCAGACATTGGATTCCACAGTGGCTCAATGGAGGCCATCATGAACCTTTGGACCTCGGCCATGCCAGAGACAATGTTGGACAGAATATTGGAGGGCTCTTCAAATTCTCTCTGGTCGTCTCCAACCAGGCTGTTGCTCTCTGACCAGCCAGTGCCAGACCACTCCCCAGTGCTACTACTGTCAGTCAGACCTGTGCCACCACCACCTGCTTGGTTCTTTGCTGCCTTACCCTCCAACATGGCCTTTATCTTTTTGGTGGAACGTGAGTTCTGTTTGGGGGTTTTCACCTTTTCTGACTTAGCAGCTCTGGGAGCCCGGACTTTCTTCGGGCCCTGtcctgcagctgtttgtttgcaattgCCTTTCCTCTTTGACTTAATGCTCTTTGCACCAGCCAAAGTTTCACCGGTCTGTTCATCAAATTCTGTAGCTCCCAGTTCCTTTTTATCTATAGTTAAAACATCTTGACTGTTAAAGTTGTGCAGTGGAAACTGGCTGTCTTCCACCGTGTATGTATTTGCTGTGTGCTCTTGTTGCTGCATAACATCACAGTTCCACTTTGCCTCCCTATTACAATCCATAGTCATGTCATTAACATCCTGGTATTCTCCAACATTGCCCGAGATCTTCATCTCGCGTCCCACCACTTGCGGGGACAGATTTGGGGTTTCGGGTGGGGAAAGCTCTGACAGTGATGAGTGTCTAAACTTGTCAGGTGTGAAGTTGGAAATGTCCAGCAGGTCCGAGGACTCCCTGAGTGGGGTAAGGGCATCCACACTCTGCTGAATCACCACTTTAGGACTGCAGTGAGCTAAGAAGTTGTCTCggccctcctcctcaccctctcgcTCACAGGACTTGAGGCTGAGGGAGCTGTAATTGCTGGAGGAGGCTGACAGAGAACCCACTGAGTCATAGCTGATGAGCCTGCCATTGTCTGTACACAGGGACCCTCTCTGGTATTGCACCTGGCCTTCCACACAGGCAGCCTGACACACTTGCAGATCTGCCCCAGGCTGCAGCCCAGACTCAGTCAGGTAGCTCTTATCATAAAGCAGCCTGTCAGCCTCAGGGCTCAGCTGGCTGTAGTTAGACACTGGCATGTTGTCATTCAAGGGCACTGTAGCTGGGAAGTTGTTGGGTAAGATGGGAGTCTCGGGGGTCTCGGGCCCGAAGCTCTGGCTGTGGCTTGGGCAGAGCTGTGGGTGCCACATACTGGGGAAGCTGGGGCAGTTCTGGGGAGATTGTTGTAGCTCTGACtcggagggaggggagaggacacAGCTCTGAGCaagctgcagagaagaaaacTGTTTCTCCTCTAGGGATAGCCCCAGTGGATACTGCTGCCTAGAGGGCTGCTGGGGGAAATAAGGGATAGTTGCTCCACTGGAGGAGTCTGTAGCATCTAACAGGGTCTGCAGGTAGCCCCCTGGGATGACAGGGACACccgcctccacctcctcctctgaggGAGCTTTGTCAGGAGAGCAGTTGGACGAAACAAAGGGAAATCTCTCCTCAGATGTGTGAGCTGTGGTGGTATTGTCAGAGAAATGGGGTTTGACTGTGGTTGAGCTAATGCCTGCCTCTTCTAACTCAGCAGTAAGGTCCTCAATCTGTGCCGCAGCGACACAGGCATCCGTTTCATTTGTCAcgctcctcccctcctctccttctgcctctttcattttcttgctCCTCAGCCTGGCTTCGCTTTTGAATTTCCTTATCCTGACTGTTTTATTTCCTCCcaatctcctcccctccctctcctctctctcctgggaGCGGCTCTTGGCTGTGACTGTGTGCATGATGGAGTTTGTGTCTAATGTCACTGGGAGGCCTGGGGCTGCTGTTATTCCTGCTACCGTGGGGGTGGCCTCTTCTTTACTGACACCTCTCTGGCCCTGATCAGAGAGAGGGGAGCCCTGTGCTGTTGCTGATTGCTCCACAGTGTGAATCCTCTGAACCTTAAGCCTGTTTGCtatcttgtattttctttttggatGACTAGAGTTAAAAGGACGATGATGGCGTCCGTTTAGATGAACGCCGCGTTGTTGTTTATCTCTGGCAGCCAGCTTAAGctgttcctgtctctctctttgccgCTCGTGCCAGAAATCCTTCAGAGGAGCCAGTCTCTCATATTTGCttactgtttctgtgtttaaactCACAGCAGCATCCACAGGTTCCAACCTGCCCAGTTTCACTGACATGAGTCTTTCTCCTTTGAACCTGTTGATGATGATGTACTTGATTACCACTGGTGGCTCTTTCCGACATGATTTCCGACGCTTTTTAGGACACCAGTCtacgtcctcttcctctttttgacCCGTAggaactttctcttttttctctgcatTCTTCTCACTTTCAAGCGAATCAACGTCGTATAAGTAATCATCACTGTATCGAACCTTTCTCTTGGAGCGCAAACCATAGTTGAGAGGGTTAGATGGGCTGAGCAATCTCTTTGAGTGGCCCTTCTTAAATCTGCCCTCCTGCAGGGTGTCTGAGGAGGAGCCAGTGCAGGAGCTGTCATCACTGAATTCACCTGACTCCTCTGTTGAATTGAAGTCCATTAGGTAGTTGACTTTGGGTGTTGACATGGGTGACCCTTGGGAACCATCAAGGGGGCTCTTACCACTGCAGTCCCCCACCTTTTCTTCCTGTCCTGTCTCCAGTATTAGCTCATTAGTTTTGGGCTGAGCATCCTCAACACTCCTCCTCAAGACTCctgctccctcctctttcttGGCACAGTTGGCCAGGACACTCGGGAAGAAGTTAAACTGTGTCTCTTCTTGGAGCACATTGGTTTTTTCCCTCATGTTGTCCTGGAAAGACTCGTAACGAATCTTCAAGGAACAGACATCGCTACTCAAAGTTGAGtcatcgtcttcatcatcaaagAGATTGTCAACATCTTCCTCAGAGAAGAGGTTTACTGACAGTTCATTCTTAGAACACAGGTCCAGCAGTTCCATTTTACTCTCGCTGATGAAGGATTCAAAGTAGCCCCAGTCCTGGCTGGCATTGGCCAGCAGAACCTCCTCTCCGCTCACTTTGTCCAATAACAGTCCCTCATACAGGTTTTTAGCTGTCGCATCATCCTCAGGGTCATCGCAGTCCTCcgctgttttgttttcatcctctctctTGCCCTCACCTGGGGCCTTCGGCAGAGGAAAGCTAAGTAGCTGGTCAGAGAGGAGCTGTTCACCATAATGACTCACTGCCTCCCCCGCATGGCTCAGGCACTGGATGCTGATATTGTTGATGTCAGAGAAGTCTTCTCGGCTCACATCTCCTATCCTCACACTTAA encodes:
- the nexmifb gene encoding neurite extension and migration factor; the protein is MDVLTESSLTLIVKTSEPENASAEKTGICEQSGDLSLCGLVDAALPPASSPPAAETSQQACQTHQRTTPTSPTLSVPLDTDSSLSLTATPCPPTDDAPTVVPQLQHTPTPTSLPTQAVSSWDPKGDTQKTSLLLPVALPLSTTMMEPGTVSVLTDECLLQPTRTCLGCFIETRDATDPNSIQNPPLDPNTNHDTETGLSVRIGDVSREDFSDINNISIQCLSHAGEAVSHYGEQLLSDQLLSFPLPKAPGEGKREDENKTAEDCDDPEDDATAKNLYEGLLLDKVSGEEVLLANASQDWGYFESFISESKMELLDLCSKNELSVNLFSEEDVDNLFDDEDDDSTLSSDVCSLKIRYESFQDNMREKTNVLQEETQFNFFPSVLANCAKKEEGAGVLRRSVEDAQPKTNELILETGQEEKVGDCSGKSPLDGSQGSPMSTPKVNYLMDFNSTEESGEFSDDSSCTGSSSDTLQEGRFKKGHSKRLLSPSNPLNYGLRSKRKVRYSDDYLYDVDSLESEKNAEKKEKVPTGQKEEEDVDWCPKKRRKSCRKEPPVVIKYIIINRFKGERLMSVKLGRLEPVDAAVSLNTETVSKYERLAPLKDFWHERQRERQEQLKLAARDKQQRGVHLNGRHHRPFNSSHPKRKYKIANRLKVQRIHTVEQSATAQGSPLSDQGQRGVSKEEATPTVAGITAAPGLPVTLDTNSIMHTVTAKSRSQEREEREGRRLGGNKTVRIRKFKSEARLRSKKMKEAEGEEGRSVTNETDACVAAAQIEDLTAELEEAGISSTTVKPHFSDNTTTAHTSEERFPFVSSNCSPDKAPSEEEVEAGVPVIPGGYLQTLLDATDSSSGATIPYFPQQPSRQQYPLGLSLEEKQFSSLQLAQSCVLSPPSESELQQSPQNCPSFPSMWHPQLCPSHSQSFGPETPETPILPNNFPATVPLNDNMPVSNYSQLSPEADRLLYDKSYLTESGLQPGADLQVCQAACVEGQVQYQRGSLCTDNGRLISYDSVGSLSASSSNYSSLSLKSCEREGEEEGRDNFLAHCSPKVVIQQSVDALTPLRESSDLLDISNFTPDKFRHSSLSELSPPETPNLSPQVVGREMKISGNVGEYQDVNDMTMDCNREAKWNCDVMQQQEHTANTYTVEDSQFPLHNFNSQDVLTIDKKELGATEFDEQTGETLAGAKSIKSKRKGNCKQTAAGQGPKKVRAPRAAKSEKVKTPKQNSRSTKKIKAMLEGKAAKNQAGGGGTGLTDSSSTGEWSGTGWSESNSLVGDDQREFEEPSNILSNIVSGMAEVQRFMMASIEPLWNPMSEACMPSEANSLNLKTLKILAGTEADLKKKGAALTGAGRGRKAGGKGGKNQAKFNASHPLFPQLALGCNMFDKPNFINPGPAHKKLYRHKTSAKFPRIETLKGKRAERDPNKDLALMTSFEKLSVSGLGPRQAADGKLHMGCKPIKSAFSHFCLLSN